From the genome of Pseudomonadota bacterium:
CCAACCGGATCGCCCTGAGCCAGCTGGGAGTCTATTACCGGGAGCGTGGTCAACTGGCGAAAGCGGCCCCATATCTCGAGAAGGCGGGAAAACTGTATCCGAAAGATTTTGATGCCCGGGCCAACCTGGGGCAGCTGTATGACTATCAGGGGCGTTTCCAGCAGGCCCTGGTTGAACTGGATGCGGCCCTGCTGATCAATCCTGATCGGGCTGATGTGCTGGTCAACATGGGGATTATCCGGGCCAGGCAGGGGGATCTCGCCGGGGCGGAGCGGGATCTGGTCAGGGCCTTGCAGCTGGCGCCGAAATATGAAGATGGAAAGTACAATCTGGCCCTGGTCCACTTTCAGCAGGGCCGGCTTGACCTGGCGGAACAGGAGTTGGCCGGGGTAATCCGGTCTGATCCCGATTTTGTCGAGGCATACAACAGTCTGGGGCTTGTTCTCCTGGACCGGGGAAGGAGGGATGAGGCGGTTGCCGCTTTTCGGGAGGCGATTCGTTTGAACAGCGCATTTCAGGATGCCCGGAACAATCTCCAGTATGCCCTTGGCATCGGCAGCAGGGATGGTCAGCCGCCGTGAAACGACCGGGAGAACATCGACTCGGTTTGGTTCCCAGCCTGAAGTATCTGGTTCCTTCCGGGTATCGCGTATCACCTACTGCTTTTATGATGTTTTCTGACCCGGCTTCATTGTGCATTATCAATGATCAACTTCTCTGCTCAGAAATTGCTTTCCGCAAGAGGTCCGTGGACAAAACGTGTGCTTAGTTATTCAATTGATTGGTCTTGTTTTAGAGAGGATTGGAATGAGCATGTTCGTTTTGTTATCGTGTTGGCAGGTTCACCAGGGCCATATCGGTTGATGCGTTCTGGAGTGGAGTAGTGAACCTGATGATACCCCGGGTGGCTGCTTTTTCCACCTCGATCCTGCTGGTCAGCAGTTGGGGGGAGTAGAGTGCAGGGCGACGGTTCGGGGTCGCTGAAAAAGCCAATTGCTGGAAAAGTTTCACGTTGTCGCTGTCCGGAGAGACGAGCCAGATTTGAGCAAAATTTTCGGAGATCTGTCGCAGGTCGGTGATCACCTGAAATTGGGCTTTGCCATAACTTTCCTGATAATGAGCTGTATAATCGGTAATCGTCGAGGGAGATTTGTATAGAAATTGAGAATAGTCAGGAAATTCGATTGCAAAAAGATATAAGGTCGTGTCGTCAAAGTGCAGAAATGCCTGTTTCTCGTGAAAGTGTGTCTTGCCGAAATGAACGATGTCGTTCATGGGGCTCTTGAATTCTACAAAATATAATATCTGCATGGCTGGTAAGGCCAAGGCTGCATAGCAAACCAGGAATAGATGAGAATATCCCCGGGCAATTCTCTTTGTTGATTTCAGGAAATGGTCGATCTCGGCAGCAATCACAAGGAAGAGTAATCCCCATAAAGGAAGCATGTATCTCTCTGCCAGGATGGGGCGAACCAGGAAAGAGTATACAAGGGCGAATATGAGGACCGCGCTGAACACCGGGAGGGCCAGGGAGGCGAAAATCGGTTTCTGCCGATTCCGGTAAGCTGCGACCAAACCCGAGCCAAGATAGACCAATGAGCCGGCCAATAAGTAATTTGAATTCGGGAAAAAGCCTCCCGGCACCCCGAATGGCAGGCGGAATATATTGTACAGAGCGTACAGTGACGGCTTCCCGATCCAAAACCCGCTGCTGACTCCGGCCACCTGTTTTACCAGAAAGAAAAGCCATGGGGCAAACAGTGAAGCAGCGACAAGAGATTCCGCTAAAAATGGCCATAAGAGGTGTCGTTTCCGCAGGATGATCCAGCAGAGCAAAAAGAGGTGAACGAAGAAGACGCCAAGGGTGACATAATAATGGATATACAACCCCCCCAGCGATGATAGGCCAAAAAAGATAAGATCAGATTTCTTCCCGTCACGGACATAAAGAAAACCCGTTGTTGCACAGGCGGTCATCAAGAAGGTTGCCCATGAGTACATTCGTATTTCCTGGGCGTGAAACAGATTCATGCTGGAGAAAAGCATCAGGAACGCAAAAATAAGGCCCACTCTTTGATTGAATAGGCGGGAAATGGGGCCGGCCCCTAAAAGTATTGTCGTGGCGAGGAGTCCAAGGCCGGCAAAACTCCGCAGGGTTCCCCGGGCGTAGCCGAAGAGTTCTGCGAAAACCTTACAGGCAACATAATAGAGGGGAGGGTGAGTATCTGTTTTCCCGATGACCTCGGGAATCTGCAGGAGATCAGGGTTGATCCTGGAATAGGTGTACGCTTCATCCCCCCAGAGGCTGTCATGGGAAATATGGAAAAAGATGAGGAATGAACCGACCAGAAGCATCACGCTCCAGGCTATCCAGGTGTTGAATTGAAAGGGTTTTCCCGCAGGAGATGCGGGTGAGGCACTCAACTTGCCTGAGTGATCAAGTTCCATTGGATAGATGCCTCTGCAGTGCGCTGTCGCCCCATGTTCTATAAGGGGTTTTCAGCTCTTCTGTCTGATGAGTACGATTGAGGGTGAGGAAGGCGGGATCATTTCTCGATCTGAACATGTAAGGCGAAACGCACCCCCCGCAGCTCGAAGTCTCCCGCTGTTCGCTATGTGCCGCGGGGAGCTTCGATTCTTTAAGCCGCATTAAATCAGTTCCGCTGATTTTTCGCAATAGTCTGAGCGGTGTATGGATCATCCCAAGACCCTTTCGGCCAAATGGTCAAACAAGAAGCTCGCAGCCGCCTGGTCGGCAACTTGTTGATCTGCCGCCTGTATTATCAATAGAGTTTTTCTCGCGTTTCTGAAGTCCACTTGATTGCTGATGAATCCTGTTGAATTCCCGGCTAACAGGTTCACTTTCCGGCGGAAATAGGGTAGATAATGAGATTATTCCCTTGATTGTGACGGAGTCGTGGCCTTGAACGATATAAATACATTGATGGAAATCTCTCGCAAGGTTCGCCGCGACGTGATCCGGATGCAACGGTTGGGAACCGGGGTGGCGTCCGCCATGTCGGTGGTTGATATCCTGGTCTGTCTCTATTTTGAGGTCCTCTCGCCATCGGCCAAAGGCGAAACGACAGGGGACCATTTCCTGTTGAGCAAAGGACATGCCGTCTCCGCCCTTTATGCGACCCTGGCAGCCCGTGGTATCCTCGATCCGTCCCTTCTTGCTCGCTTTCTTGAAGACGGCAGTCCCCTGACCGGTCATCCGTCCCGAGGCAGTGTTCCGGGTATTGAGGTTTCCACCGGCTCACTGGGCCATGGTCTTCCCATTGGGGTCGGCCTCGCCTGGGAGGCGAAACTTGCGGGCCGGACCTCCTCCCGGGTTTTCGTTCTTCACGGTGACGGAGAGTTACAGGAGGGCAGCGTCTGGGAAGGGGCAGCCCTGGCATCCCGGCTGGGGCTTGACAATCTGGTGGCCGTTGTGGATGTCAACGGACTCCAGGGATACGGTCGAGTTGATGAGCTGACCCCTCTGGCCCGTTTTGCGGAAAAATGGCGGTCCTTCGGCTGGGAGGCAATCGAGATCGACGGACATGACCATGCCCGGATCGTCGAAACGCTGCAGGCGTGCCCGCTCGTATCCGGCAAACCCTCGGTGGTCCTGGCGAGAACCGTCAAGGGGAAGGGGGTGAAGGACATGGAAGACCGGTTGGGTTGGCATTATTTCTCGGTTCCGGTCGATCGGATCGGGCCCTTTCTTGAGGAACTTTCGTAAAGCAATCATGAGGCAGGCCTTTCTCAAAACCCTGATCGAGTGTCTGGCCGTTGACCCGGCCATTCTGCTCTTGACCTCCGACACCGGCTTTCACGTTTTTGATGATTTTCAGCGGGAGTATCCCGAGAATTACTTGAATGTTGGAATCTCCGAGGCGGCGATGATCGGCATCGCGGCAGGTCTTGCCTTGGCGGGCAGGAAGGTCATGACCTATGCCATTGCCCCCTTTGCCACCTTTCGGTGTCTGGAACAGATCCGGGTGGATCTCTGTTGCCAGAAGCTTCCGGTCATGGTCGTCGGGGTCGGCGCCGGTCTGACTTACGGCCCGGCCGGTCCCACCCATCATACCATCGAGGATATCGCCGTGATGAAGGCCCTGCCCAATATGACCGTTTTCTGTCCCGGAGATCCTTGGGAGACCGAGGCGGCGGTCCGGGCCGGACTGGCCCTGGACGGACCCTGTTATCTCCGGCTCGGGAAGAGCAGCGAACCGCTGGTCCATCAACAGCCGCCAGCTTTCCGGGTCGGCGAGGGGATTCTCCTGCGCCCAGGGACTGATCTGGCCATCCTGGCCACCGGGACGATGCTCGCCGCTGCAGTCGAGGTTGCCGATCGACTCAAGGGCCAAGGGATCAGCGCCGAATTAATCAGCATGCCCACGGTCAAGCCCATCGATCGACGGCTTATCGGCGAAGCGGTGGAACGATTTCCACTCCTGGTTACCATGGAGGAGCATAGTCTGCTGGGCGGTTTCGGTTCGGCGGTGGCTGATACCATGCTGGAATCGGGGTTGGCGTCCACCCGATTATTGAAGTTCGGTATCCCGGATGTTTATTGCGATGTCGCCGGCAGCCAGGAGTATCTGCGGGCGAAATACGGCCTCGATCCGGAATCGATGACTACACGGATCCTCGAGGTAGTGCGGAGTCGATCGTGACCGAGACTCACCGGAGAAATACGGTTATCGGCCTCCTGTTTGGTGCCATCGCCATCATCTTTACCTTCCCCGTCTTTGAACATCCCTACTTCCTGGGGATCCAGGACTGGGACGGGTATCTCCTGTTCGATGCCCTGGCCCGGTCGTCCTGGCTCAGGTTCGGCCAGATTCCCCTGTGGGACCCGTATCTTAAAGGCGGCATGCCCATGCTGGCCTATCCGGAATCGAATATCTTTTCGCCGGCCCTCCTGGTGCAACTCCTGGTCCACGAACTGGTGGCCGCCAAGATCAATATCACCCTGCATGCCTTCATCGGTCTCGGTGGCGCATATGCCCTGGCTCGGAAATTCAAGCTTCCGGTTCAGGCAGCGCTCCTGAGCGCGGTTGTCTATATGCTTAACAGCATGTACTCTCTGGTCTTGACCGCCGGGATGGCGTGGGGATTCGGGGTCGCCTTTATCCCCTGGGCGCTGTTTTTCTTTCTCAAGGCTCATGAAGATTGCCGGCATGTGGTTACCACCAGCGCAGCGCTCCTTCTCATGTGGCTGGGGGGCAGTGTCTATCCCTTTACCATCAGTCTTTTGCTCATCGGAACCTACGGGGTGATGGAGGTCGTCACCAGACAGGAGACCCTGTCGCGCACCCTGGTCCTGCTGGGGGGGATTTATGGGCTCACCTTTGCCCTGGGCGCTTTCAAGTTTTTGCCGGCAATTGAGTTTACCCATCGGTACACCCGGCACTCCGATCTCTATGCCGGTCTGAGTGTCCAGACCTTCCTGGCCGGCCTCCTCAGCCGGGACCAGACCCTGGCGGCCATTGGCGGGTTTTCCAGCCAACCCGGTTTCCTGTCCGGCGCCTCCCAGGGAATGGATGAGATCGGGATGTACGTGGGAATCGTGCCGTGTCTCCTTTTTCTTGCCGGCATGATCAGCCGATTCCGGCGGTATCTGGTAGTGTTCCTCTGTCTGGTGATCTTTGTCTGGTTGAGCTTCGGCGACCGGAGCGCCCCGTTGAGCCTCTGGCATCTGGTCAAAGCGATACCACCGTATAGCCTGATGCGGAGCGTGGAACGATTTCGACTCGCTGTTATCCTGCTGTTCGCCATCACGGCCGGCGGCGGTCTGGTTGCGGTGACCGCGATGATCGACAAACGGTTTCCGGGGAAAGGTATTGCGACCGGCCGGCTTCTGGTCGCTTTCGTCCTCTTCGACCTGTTGCTGGTCAATGGCCCCACCTTCAAGGACGCCTTTCCGATTCCTCCGTTATCGGTTCCCGAAAACGACCATTTTGTCCAGGTGGGCGGGTTCCCTGAATACAGTCCTGCCGGGTTCCACCTTGATGGAAGTCGTGATACTTTCACCTCGTTTGGCGCCTCTTACCTTGCCTTTCAGGCCAACGCCGGGAGTATTCTCGCCTATGAATCGATGCCGGTGCCGGTGAATGCGGTGATGGTGGGAGATCCCCGGTATCGAGGCGAAGTGTATCTTCAAGGGGCCGCCGGCAAAGCCGACTATCTTTTCTGGTCACCCAATCGGTTGCGCGTCAGGGTTCAAGCCTTGAGCACGGGGTGGCTGATCGTGAATCAGAATTATTATCCCGGCTGGAAGGCCCGGGGACATAAAACGGGATCGGTCGGTGGCCTGTTAGCCGTTCCGGTCGATTCCTCGGTTCAGGAAATCGAGTTCTATTATCGGCCGAACTCTTTCGTGGCCGGGGTCGTTATCACCCTCCTGACCCTGATCGTTGTGGCCGTCTGGTTTTTTCGGCAGAGGAATTGTCGCTGTACCTTTCCGGGCAGATACTGACTCTCCCGCAACTTTTCTCGAGAGCGTCAAGCATGGAATGGAACCCTGTCCGGATTTTTTGGGGAAGCGAAATACCGGGAACCCTGCTCAACAGGATGTCACAGAACAGGTGTTTGGGAATATTTGCCAATCGAGAAAAAGTGATTTTTCATCACCTCACCTGAGTATCTTTTCTGCGACCGCAAAAATTTTCTCTGCGCGTAATTGTTTCAGACACTGGTTGTCGTGGCAGTATGAGTGTTTGCCGTTAAATATGCTCACACACGGTTGACAGTCAAGACTGAGAGTTATGCTCTGACTGTTTTCGCTGAGCGGAGAGTAGAGATCAGGTGATTCCGGACCAAAAAGAACGATGGTCGGGATTCTCGTCAAGGCGGCCAGATGGGCCGGGCCGCTGTCGTTGGTGATAAAAAGCTGTGCAAAATGGAAAAGATCAAGAAGATCTTCCAGCGATGTCAGTCCGGCAAGGTTGATGAACGTAACCCCGGTTTTTTGGTTGGCAAGCTCTTGCAAAAGGGAGTCGCCAACTTCTTTTTCCTCTTTTCCGCCAATACAGAGAACCCCCAGGTCCTGAAATCGCTCATGCAGGAGAGTGACCAGCTCAACGAAGTGCTCAGCAGGCCATTTTCGCAGTGAGATTAAATCAGAGCTGTTGGGATTGAGAATGAGCCAACGCCTGATTTCTGTTAAAGCCGATTCCCCTGCCTCCTTGACGAGCAGTTTGTTTATTTTTTCCTCGAAATGAGCGCTGGGAGGTATTTCCGGCAGGGTGGCCGAGAAGCTGCTCTGGTAGATGCCAAGTGGCTTGAGCAGGGTAAAAAAGGCCCGGGATGTATGTAAAGTATGATTGTAATTGATTGGATAGTTGATAAACCGGCCGCGACGGAGTCCTTCAGTGTAAAAACCGTAAAAGCCGATTCGGTAACGGGCGCGCAACGCAAAGCTTAAAATGGCCGTAAACCTGGAAAAGAATTCGAGATCAATAACCACGTCAAAATTTATCCGGATCAAGGTGTTGAGGCAGGAGAGGACATCACCAATAAGATGGGTGATGGTGTCATTTCGCACCGTAAATATGTTTTCGGCTTTGAGCAGGCCCATGATGGGAAGTATGGACTTGTTGCTGTGAAAGGTGAGAAAGCAGATCCGGGCGTCAGGGAACCGTTGTTGGGTGGCCTTGATGGTCGGGTAGGCCAGCACAATACTGCCTATCCCGAAGAGTTTGATGAAAAGAATTTTCCTGGGGTTTGTAAGCGGTATTCTCTTGATAAACACTTGTTTAAAAAACGAGAGCACGGTGATCAGCCAGCATATGGGGCGGCCGATCCATAAATCAAGTATTCTGAGAGTGGATATTTTCATGGGAGTGCAGTCGTTTCCAAGTTCCGTCGTTACGGTCAGCTGCTGGAGTTATTTACCCCACAGCTTCCCTTTATCAAAGGTGTTATTCCAGAGTAGGGAAAACCCCTGATAGAGAATATTTTTCCACTCATACAGGGAACGTCTGCGCAAGAGTTTTCTGGCGAGAAAGCGAGGGCGCAGGTAAAAGCCTAAAACGGCTTGTCTTTTGAGAACGACGAGTCTTTGGGGGGGGATGCCCTCGGGAGCGAAGGTTATGTGTTTCCCAGATTGGTCCATGGTCATGTGATCGGGGGCTATGCGGCCGTCATCGATGGCGTCTTGACGCATCTGGGTCGCTGCTCGAGGGACTGCCACATGAAAAGAGGCGTAATCGCAATCAAGATCACAGGCTAAACGGCTGGTCGCCCGGATGGTCGCCTCTGTTTCACCCGGGAGGCCAAGAATGAAGGTGCCGACAGTCTGAATGCCATGTTTCCTGCATAGAGTGAATGCGGCGGTAATGTCTCGGAGAGTGTAGCCTTTCTTATATCGTTGAAGGATTTCATCAGAACCGTTTTCAACGCCGATAATCATCGTGTGACATCCAGCCTTCTTCATCTGCACCAGCAACTGTTCATCTAGGAGATCCGGTCGGCAGAATGCGGTCCACCCGAAGAGGGGAGAGAATCCTTGCATCTCATGGAGCAGTTCCAGAGCCGATTTTTTATGCACGGCAAAGGTCTGGTTCATCCAGAAAAGCTCCCGGATTCCCATCTCATGGAGTGAGTGGAGTTCAGCTAATGCCTCCCGGTTTGGGCGGGAGCGGTGGGGAAGTGCAGCCATGACGCAGAAGGTGCATTGAAACGGACAGCCAAAATCGGTTAAAAAAACGGCAAAATCGGGACTTCTTGCAAAAGGAAAACGGTAGCCTGGACGCATAAAGAGGCGATGCTGCGGAATGTCGACCTCAATTGCGGAAAGCTCTCCGGGAGCATTTACCTCTA
Proteins encoded in this window:
- a CDS encoding tetratricopeptide repeat protein, with the protein product NRIALSQLGVYYRERGQLAKAAPYLEKAGKLYPKDFDARANLGQLYDYQGRFQQALVELDAALLINPDRADVLVNMGIIRARQGDLAGAERDLVRALQLAPKYEDGKYNLALVHFQQGRLDLAEQELAGVIRSDPDFVEAYNSLGLVLLDRGRRDEAVAAFREAIRLNSAFQDARNNLQYALGIGSRDGQPP
- a CDS encoding glycosyltransferase family 39 protein; protein product: MELDHSGKLSASPASPAGKPFQFNTWIAWSVMLLVGSFLIFFHISHDSLWGDEAYTYSRINPDLLQIPEVIGKTDTHPPLYYVACKVFAELFGYARGTLRSFAGLGLLATTILLGAGPISRLFNQRVGLIFAFLMLFSSMNLFHAQEIRMYSWATFLMTACATTGFLYVRDGKKSDLIFFGLSSLGGLYIHYYVTLGVFFVHLFLLCWIILRKRHLLWPFLAESLVAASLFAPWLFFLVKQVAGVSSGFWIGKPSLYALYNIFRLPFGVPGGFFPNSNYLLAGSLVYLGSGLVAAYRNRQKPIFASLALPVFSAVLIFALVYSFLVRPILAERYMLPLWGLLFLVIAAEIDHFLKSTKRIARGYSHLFLVCYAALALPAMQILYFVEFKSPMNDIVHFGKTHFHEKQAFLHFDDTTLYLFAIEFPDYSQFLYKSPSTITDYTAHYQESYGKAQFQVITDLRQISENFAQIWLVSPDSDNVKLFQQLAFSATPNRRPALYSPQLLTSRIEVEKAATRGIIRFTTPLQNASTDMALVNLPTR
- a CDS encoding transketolase, translated to MEISRKVRRDVIRMQRLGTGVASAMSVVDILVCLYFEVLSPSAKGETTGDHFLLSKGHAVSALYATLAARGILDPSLLARFLEDGSPLTGHPSRGSVPGIEVSTGSLGHGLPIGVGLAWEAKLAGRTSSRVFVLHGDGELQEGSVWEGAALASRLGLDNLVAVVDVNGLQGYGRVDELTPLARFAEKWRSFGWEAIEIDGHDHARIVETLQACPLVSGKPSVVLARTVKGKGVKDMEDRLGWHYFSVPVDRIGPFLEELS
- a CDS encoding transketolase; translation: MRQAFLKTLIECLAVDPAILLLTSDTGFHVFDDFQREYPENYLNVGISEAAMIGIAAGLALAGRKVMTYAIAPFATFRCLEQIRVDLCCQKLPVMVVGVGAGLTYGPAGPTHHTIEDIAVMKALPNMTVFCPGDPWETEAAVRAGLALDGPCYLRLGKSSEPLVHQQPPAFRVGEGILLRPGTDLAILATGTMLAAAVEVADRLKGQGISAELISMPTVKPIDRRLIGEAVERFPLLVTMEEHSLLGGFGSAVADTMLESGLASTRLLKFGIPDVYCDVAGSQEYLRAKYGLDPESMTTRILEVVRSRS
- a CDS encoding glycosyltransferase family 9 protein; protein product: MKISTLRILDLWIGRPICWLITVLSFFKQVFIKRIPLTNPRKILFIKLFGIGSIVLAYPTIKATQQRFPDARICFLTFHSNKSILPIMGLLKAENIFTVRNDTITHLIGDVLSCLNTLIRINFDVVIDLEFFSRFTAILSFALRARYRIGFYGFYTEGLRRGRFINYPINYNHTLHTSRAFFTLLKPLGIYQSSFSATLPEIPPSAHFEEKINKLLVKEAGESALTEIRRWLILNPNSSDLISLRKWPAEHFVELVTLLHERFQDLGVLCIGGKEEKEVGDSLLQELANQKTGVTFINLAGLTSLEDLLDLFHFAQLFITNDSGPAHLAALTRIPTIVLFGPESPDLYSPLSENSQSITLSLDCQPCVSIFNGKHSYCHDNQCLKQLRAEKIFAVAEKILR
- a CDS encoding radical SAM protein — translated: MNLSNTISQQQKFLFLNPPAPEIVIRDYYCSKSSRSNYLFPPIDFVLQSGVLANDYQLFFIDSVCDHLTVAETSAQIDALNPDVIFFLAGAVNHPADLQFIANLARTDRILIGSGDLFLSSPTKWLQDHPYIDALLLDFTTRDLQYYLRRQYHKIERMAYRSQTGEIIEVNAPGELSAIEVDIPQHRLFMRPGYRFPFARSPDFAVFLTDFGCPFQCTFCVMAALPHRSRPNREALAELHSLHEMGIRELFWMNQTFAVHKKSALELLHEMQGFSPLFGWTAFCRPDLLDEQLLVQMKKAGCHTMIIGVENGSDEILQRYKKGYTLRDITAAFTLCRKHGIQTVGTFILGLPGETEATIRATSRLACDLDCDYASFHVAVPRAATQMRQDAIDDGRIAPDHMTMDQSGKHITFAPEGIPPQRLVVLKRQAVLGFYLRPRFLARKLLRRRSLYEWKNILYQGFSLLWNNTFDKGKLWGK